The proteins below come from a single Miscanthus floridulus cultivar M001 chromosome 1, ASM1932011v1, whole genome shotgun sequence genomic window:
- the LOC136461063 gene encoding uncharacterized protein: protein MHGCSGHVVAAESTTTTTEKKGGVIMRVHVAVVCSAVGFLGFVILILGVAGEAATAQAYVWGPYDDGSDGKCQYRSTPALACGIVAALLAITAQVVVTATSLCCGCCRTWEVPTETRRIVGIVLSAVSWITVLLVVALFIAGAALNVDQERQPDADGHCYHAPGSSLFAAATVLTVAATGMQIASYILLQVTTTPTSSTKPPMATQQPELAMGQPVVEPKPQQTTEEVAAVVVGGQKPPPPSAPIPSQATEPTSQV, encoded by the exons ATGCATGGATGTA GTGGGCACGTAGTAGCAGCTgagtcgacgacgacgacgacggagaAGAAAGGCGGCGTCATCATGCGGGTGCACGTCGCGGTGGTGTGCTCTGCAGTGGGCTTCCTCGGCttcgtcatcctcatcctcggagTCGCCGGGGAGGCCGCCACGGCGCAGGCCTACGTCTGGGGGCCTTATGACGATGGCAGCGACGGAAAGTGTCAGTACCGCAGCACGCCGGCGCTGGCCTGTGGCATCGTCGCGGCGCTGCTGGCGATCACGGCTCAGGTCGTGGTCACCGCCACCAGCCTCTGCTGCGGGTGCTGCCGGACATGGGAGGTACCAACGGAGACAAGGCGCATCGTTGGCATCGTCCTCTCCGCCGTCTCATG GATAACTGTGCTTCTAGTGGTGGCACTGTTTATCGCGGGCGCTGCGCTTAACGTGGACCAAGAGAGACAACCCGACGCCGACGGCCATTGCTACCACGCCCCAGGTAGCTCACTGTTCGCGGCAGCGACAGTCCTGACTGTCGCCGCCACAGGCATGCAGATCGCGTCCTACATCCTGCTCCAGGTGACGACGACGCCCACAAGCTCCACCAAGCCCCCGATGGCAACGCAGCAGCCGGAGTTGGCCATGGGGCAGCCGGTGGTGGAGCCTAAACCGCAGCAAACTACAGAGGAGGTGGCTGCGGTCGTAGTTGGTGGCCagaagccgccgccgccttcggCTCCTATACCGTCTCAAGCCACAGAACCTACATCCCAAGTTTGA